In a genomic window of Struthio camelus isolate bStrCam1 chromosome 20, bStrCam1.hap1, whole genome shotgun sequence:
- the SLC2A8 gene encoding solute carrier family 2, facilitated glucose transporter member 8 isoform X3 — protein sequence MAAEESRWLLGRPVPGAYPRVQNKKLYLATFAAVLGPLSFGFVLGYSSPVIPELSKADDPRLRLDGNQASWFGSVVTLGAAAGGILGGYLVDKVGRKLSLMLCSIPYVSGYIVIISAQNIWMLYFGRILTGLASGITSLVVPVYISEVSHPKVRGMLGSCVQLMVVTGILGAYIAGITLKWRWLAVLCSFPSCIMLLFMSFMPETPRFLLNQNKRSEAIASLRFLRGPHVDHEWECRQIEANVEEEGLSFSEFKNPSIYRPLLIGVALMFFQQVTGINAVMFYAETIFEDANFKDSRMASVVVGSIQVCFTAVAALIIDKTGRKVLLYISGFALGWGPIPWLVMSEIFPLKARGISSGACVLTNWVMAFLVTKEFHDLVNFLTSCGTFWLFSAFCCMNVIFTAFYVPETKGRTLEQIEAYFRRS from the exons ATGGCGGCGGAGGAGTCCCGGTGGCTGCTCGGCCGCCCCGTGCCGGGCGCGTACCCGAG AGTGCAGAACAAGAAGCTGTATCTCGCCACCTTCGCTGCTGTCTTGGGACCTCTTAGCTTTGGCTTCGTGCTAGGCTATAGCTCACCTGTTATTCCAGAGCTGAGTAAAGCCGACGATCCTAGACTAAGACTGGACGGTAATCAAGCGTCGTGGTTTGGG TCTGTAGTAACAttaggagctgctgctggaggaataCTGGGAGGCTATCTTGTGGATAAAGTTGGGAGAAAACTGAGTCTAATGCTGTGCTCGATACCATATGTTTCTGGATATATAGTTATTATTTCTGCTCAGAATATTTGGATGCTTTATTTTGGAAGAATATTGACCGGCTTGGCCAGTGGAATTACTTCACTTGTTGTTCCG GTGTATATTTCTGAAGTATCTCATCCTAAAGTTCGTGGTATGCTTGGCTCTTGTGTTCAACTGATGGTGGTGACTGGCATACTGGGAGCCTACATTGCAG GAATAACACTAAAATGGCGCTGGCTGGCAGTGTTGTGTTCTTTCCCATCCTGCATAATGCTTTTGTTCATGTCCTTCATGCCTGAAACACCAAGATTTCTGCTGAATCAGAACAAACGTTCAGAAGCCATAGCTTCTTTACGGTTTCTTCGGGGACCACATGTGGATCATGAATGGGAATGTAGGCAGATTGAAGCTAATGTTGAGGAGGAG GGATTGAGTTTCTCAGAGTTCAAGAACCCTTCAATCTACAGGCCACTTCTTATTGGTGTGGCTCTGATGTTCTTCCAGCAAGTAACAGGCATTAATGCAGTTATGTTTTATGCGGAAACTATCTTTGAAGATGCAAACTTCAAG GACAGCAGAATGGCCTCCGTTGTTGTGGGTTCCATACAAGTATGTTTCACTGCAGTGGCTGCGCTTATCATAGATAAAACTGGACGAAAAGTACTGCTTTACATATCTG GTTTTGCCCTTGGCTGGGGTCCCATCCCGTGGCTGGTGATGTCTGAAATTTTCCCACTTAAAGCTAGAGGCATTTCCAGCGGTGCTTGTGTGTTAACAAACTGGGTTATGGCCTTCTTGGTAACCAAGGAATTTCATGATCTTGTA aATTTCTTAACGTCCTGTGGCACATTCTGGCTCTTCTCTGCCTTCTGTTGCATGAATGTAATTTTTACAGCCTTTTATGTTCCTGAAACAAAAGGACGGACCCTGGAACAAATTGAAGCCTACTTCAGAAGATCTTAA
- the SLC2A8 gene encoding solute carrier family 2, facilitated glucose transporter member 8 isoform X4, protein MAAEESRWLLGRPVPGAYPRVQNKKLYLATFAAVLGPLSFGFVLGYSSPVIPELSKADDPRLRLDGNQASWFGNIWMLYFGRILTGLASGITSLVVPVYISEVSHPKVRGMLGSCVQLMVVTGILGAYIAGITLKWRWLAVLCSFPSCIMLLFMSFMPETPRFLLNQNKRSEAIASLRFLRGPHVDHEWECRQIEANVEEEGLSFSEFKNPSIYRPLLIGVALMFFQQVTGINAVMFYAETIFEDANFKDSRMASVVVGSIQVCFTAVAALIIDKTGRKVLLYISGFALGWGPIPWLVMSEIFPLKARGISSGACVLTNWVMAFLVTKEFHDLVNFLTSCGTFWLFSAFCCMNVIFTAFYVPETKGRTLEQIEAYFRRS, encoded by the exons ATGGCGGCGGAGGAGTCCCGGTGGCTGCTCGGCCGCCCCGTGCCGGGCGCGTACCCGAG AGTGCAGAACAAGAAGCTGTATCTCGCCACCTTCGCTGCTGTCTTGGGACCTCTTAGCTTTGGCTTCGTGCTAGGCTATAGCTCACCTGTTATTCCAGAGCTGAGTAAAGCCGACGATCCTAGACTAAGACTGGACGGTAATCAAGCGTCGTGGTTTGGG AATATTTGGATGCTTTATTTTGGAAGAATATTGACCGGCTTGGCCAGTGGAATTACTTCACTTGTTGTTCCG GTGTATATTTCTGAAGTATCTCATCCTAAAGTTCGTGGTATGCTTGGCTCTTGTGTTCAACTGATGGTGGTGACTGGCATACTGGGAGCCTACATTGCAG GAATAACACTAAAATGGCGCTGGCTGGCAGTGTTGTGTTCTTTCCCATCCTGCATAATGCTTTTGTTCATGTCCTTCATGCCTGAAACACCAAGATTTCTGCTGAATCAGAACAAACGTTCAGAAGCCATAGCTTCTTTACGGTTTCTTCGGGGACCACATGTGGATCATGAATGGGAATGTAGGCAGATTGAAGCTAATGTTGAGGAGGAG GGATTGAGTTTCTCAGAGTTCAAGAACCCTTCAATCTACAGGCCACTTCTTATTGGTGTGGCTCTGATGTTCTTCCAGCAAGTAACAGGCATTAATGCAGTTATGTTTTATGCGGAAACTATCTTTGAAGATGCAAACTTCAAG GACAGCAGAATGGCCTCCGTTGTTGTGGGTTCCATACAAGTATGTTTCACTGCAGTGGCTGCGCTTATCATAGATAAAACTGGACGAAAAGTACTGCTTTACATATCTG GTTTTGCCCTTGGCTGGGGTCCCATCCCGTGGCTGGTGATGTCTGAAATTTTCCCACTTAAAGCTAGAGGCATTTCCAGCGGTGCTTGTGTGTTAACAAACTGGGTTATGGCCTTCTTGGTAACCAAGGAATTTCATGATCTTGTA aATTTCTTAACGTCCTGTGGCACATTCTGGCTCTTCTCTGCCTTCTGTTGCATGAATGTAATTTTTACAGCCTTTTATGTTCCTGAAACAAAAGGACGGACCCTGGAACAAATTGAAGCCTACTTCAGAAGATCTTAA
- the SLC2A8 gene encoding solute carrier family 2, facilitated glucose transporter member 8 isoform X5, with amino-acid sequence MLYFGRILTGLASGITSLVVPVYISEVSHPKVRGMLGSCVQLMVVTGILGAYIAGITLKWRWLAVLCSFPSCIMLLFMSFMPETPRFLLNQNKRSEAIASLRFLRGPHVDHEWECRQIEANVEEEGLSFSEFKNPSIYRPLLIGVALMFFQQVTGINAVMFYAETIFEDANFKDSRMASVVVGSIQVCFTAVAALIIDKTGRKVLLYISGIIMALSTALFGFYFKMVLPNPNNSSHPDLLLNTVAPGTESNLSWLAVVSLGLFVAGFALGWGPIPWLVMSEIFPLKARGISSGACVLTNWVMAFLVTKEFHDLVNFLTSCGTFWLFSAFCCMNVIFTAFYVPETKGRTLEQIEAYFRRS; translated from the exons ATGCTTTATTTTGGAAGAATATTGACCGGCTTGGCCAGTGGAATTACTTCACTTGTTGTTCCG GTGTATATTTCTGAAGTATCTCATCCTAAAGTTCGTGGTATGCTTGGCTCTTGTGTTCAACTGATGGTGGTGACTGGCATACTGGGAGCCTACATTGCAG GAATAACACTAAAATGGCGCTGGCTGGCAGTGTTGTGTTCTTTCCCATCCTGCATAATGCTTTTGTTCATGTCCTTCATGCCTGAAACACCAAGATTTCTGCTGAATCAGAACAAACGTTCAGAAGCCATAGCTTCTTTACGGTTTCTTCGGGGACCACATGTGGATCATGAATGGGAATGTAGGCAGATTGAAGCTAATGTTGAGGAGGAG GGATTGAGTTTCTCAGAGTTCAAGAACCCTTCAATCTACAGGCCACTTCTTATTGGTGTGGCTCTGATGTTCTTCCAGCAAGTAACAGGCATTAATGCAGTTATGTTTTATGCGGAAACTATCTTTGAAGATGCAAACTTCAAG GACAGCAGAATGGCCTCCGTTGTTGTGGGTTCCATACAAGTATGTTTCACTGCAGTGGCTGCGCTTATCATAGATAAAACTGGACGAAAAGTACTGCTTTACATATCTG GGATCATCATGGCTCTCAGTACTGCATTGTTTGggttttactttaaaatggtCCTTCCAAATCCAAACAACTCATCACATCCTGATCTACTTTTAAATACAGTAGCCCCAGGAACAGAAAGCAACCTATCCTGGCTCGCTGTAGTGAGCCTAGGGCTCTTTGTTGCGG GTTTTGCCCTTGGCTGGGGTCCCATCCCGTGGCTGGTGATGTCTGAAATTTTCCCACTTAAAGCTAGAGGCATTTCCAGCGGTGCTTGTGTGTTAACAAACTGGGTTATGGCCTTCTTGGTAACCAAGGAATTTCATGATCTTGTA aATTTCTTAACGTCCTGTGGCACATTCTGGCTCTTCTCTGCCTTCTGTTGCATGAATGTAATTTTTACAGCCTTTTATGTTCCTGAAACAAAAGGACGGACCCTGGAACAAATTGAAGCCTACTTCAGAAGATCTTAA
- the FBXW2 gene encoding F-box/WD repeat-containing protein 2 isoform X2, producing MKQLKDHEAFETSSLIGHSARVYALYYKDGLLCTGSDDLSAKLWDVSTGQCIYGIQTHTCAAVKFDEQKLVTGSFDNTVACWEWSSGAKTQHFRGHTGAVFSVDYNDELDILVSGSADFTVKVWALSTGTCLNTLTGHTEWVTKVVLQKCKVKSLMHSPGDYILLSADKYEIKIWPIGREINCKCLKTLSVSEDRSISLQPRLHFDGKYIVCSSALGLYQWDFASYDILRVIKPPDFSNVSLLGFGEIFALLFDNRYLYIMDLRTEKLISRWPLPEYRKSKRGSSFLAGEMSWLNGLNGQNDMGLVFATSMPDHSIHLVLWKEHG from the exons ATGAAGCAACTGAAGGACCACGAAGCCTTTGAGACATCCTCTTTAATTGGACACAGTGCCAGAGTATATGCACTTTACTATAAAGATGGACTTCTGTGTACAG GATCAGATGACTTATCTGCAAAACTGTGGGATGTAAGCACAGGTCAGTGCATATACGGTATCCAGACACATACTTGTGCTGCAGTGAAGTTTGATGAACAAAAACTCGTAACAGGATCTTTTGATAACACCGTAGCCTGTTGGGAATGGAGCTCTGGGGCCAAGACACAGCATTTTAGAGGACACACAGGTGCAG TTTTTAGTGTGGATTACAACGATGAACTTGATATTCTGGTCAGTGGCTCTGCAGACTTCACTGTGAAAGTATGGGCCTTATCAACAGGAACGTGCCTGAATACCCTTACTGGACACACAGAATGGGTCACCAAG GTAGTTTTGCAGAAGTGCAAAGTCAAATCTCTTATGCATAGTCCTGGGGATTATATTCTTCTAAGTGCAGATAAGTATGAAATCAAG ATTTGGCCTATTGGAAGGGAAATAAACTGCAAGTGTTTAAAAACGTTATCTGTTTCTGAAGATCGCAGCATCTCCTTGCAGCCCAGACTGCACTTTGATGGTAAATACATAGTGTGCAGTTCAGCTCTAGGATTGTACCAGTGGGACTTTGCCAGCTATGATATTCTCAG GGTCATCAAACCTCCTGACTTCTCAAACGTGTCCTTGCTGGGCTTTGGAGAGATATTTGCTCTACTGTTTGATAACAGATACCTGTATATAATGGACTTGAGGACAGAAAAACTGATAAGCCGCTGGCCTCTACCAGAGTATAGAAAGTCAAAGAGAGGTTCAAGCTTTTTGGCTGGTGAAATGTCTTGGTTAAATGGACTAAACGGCCAAAATGATATGGGCTTGGTTTTTGCCACCAGTATGCCAGACCACAGTATCCATTTGGTGTTATGGAAAGAACATGGCTGA
- the SLC2A8 gene encoding solute carrier family 2, facilitated glucose transporter member 8 isoform X1, with product MAAEESRWLLGRPVPGAYPRVQNKKLYLATFAAVLGPLSFGFVLGYSSPVIPELSKADDPRLRLDGNQASWFGSVVTLGAAAGGILGGYLVDKVGRKLSLMLCSIPYVSGYIVIISAQNIWMLYFGRILTGLASGITSLVVPVYISEVSHPKVRGMLGSCVQLMVVTGILGAYIAGITLKWRWLAVLCSFPSCIMLLFMSFMPETPRFLLNQNKRSEAIASLRFLRGPHVDHEWECRQIEANVEEEGLSFSEFKNPSIYRPLLIGVALMFFQQVTGINAVMFYAETIFEDANFKDSRMASVVVGSIQVCFTAVAALIIDKTGRKVLLYISGIIMALSTALFGFYFKMVLPNPNNSSHPDLLLNTVAPGTESNLSWLAVVSLGLFVAGFALGWGPIPWLVMSEIFPLKARGISSGACVLTNWVMAFLVTKEFHDLVNFLTSCGTFWLFSAFCCMNVIFTAFYVPETKGRTLEQIEAYFRRS from the exons ATGGCGGCGGAGGAGTCCCGGTGGCTGCTCGGCCGCCCCGTGCCGGGCGCGTACCCGAG AGTGCAGAACAAGAAGCTGTATCTCGCCACCTTCGCTGCTGTCTTGGGACCTCTTAGCTTTGGCTTCGTGCTAGGCTATAGCTCACCTGTTATTCCAGAGCTGAGTAAAGCCGACGATCCTAGACTAAGACTGGACGGTAATCAAGCGTCGTGGTTTGGG TCTGTAGTAACAttaggagctgctgctggaggaataCTGGGAGGCTATCTTGTGGATAAAGTTGGGAGAAAACTGAGTCTAATGCTGTGCTCGATACCATATGTTTCTGGATATATAGTTATTATTTCTGCTCAGAATATTTGGATGCTTTATTTTGGAAGAATATTGACCGGCTTGGCCAGTGGAATTACTTCACTTGTTGTTCCG GTGTATATTTCTGAAGTATCTCATCCTAAAGTTCGTGGTATGCTTGGCTCTTGTGTTCAACTGATGGTGGTGACTGGCATACTGGGAGCCTACATTGCAG GAATAACACTAAAATGGCGCTGGCTGGCAGTGTTGTGTTCTTTCCCATCCTGCATAATGCTTTTGTTCATGTCCTTCATGCCTGAAACACCAAGATTTCTGCTGAATCAGAACAAACGTTCAGAAGCCATAGCTTCTTTACGGTTTCTTCGGGGACCACATGTGGATCATGAATGGGAATGTAGGCAGATTGAAGCTAATGTTGAGGAGGAG GGATTGAGTTTCTCAGAGTTCAAGAACCCTTCAATCTACAGGCCACTTCTTATTGGTGTGGCTCTGATGTTCTTCCAGCAAGTAACAGGCATTAATGCAGTTATGTTTTATGCGGAAACTATCTTTGAAGATGCAAACTTCAAG GACAGCAGAATGGCCTCCGTTGTTGTGGGTTCCATACAAGTATGTTTCACTGCAGTGGCTGCGCTTATCATAGATAAAACTGGACGAAAAGTACTGCTTTACATATCTG GGATCATCATGGCTCTCAGTACTGCATTGTTTGggttttactttaaaatggtCCTTCCAAATCCAAACAACTCATCACATCCTGATCTACTTTTAAATACAGTAGCCCCAGGAACAGAAAGCAACCTATCCTGGCTCGCTGTAGTGAGCCTAGGGCTCTTTGTTGCGG GTTTTGCCCTTGGCTGGGGTCCCATCCCGTGGCTGGTGATGTCTGAAATTTTCCCACTTAAAGCTAGAGGCATTTCCAGCGGTGCTTGTGTGTTAACAAACTGGGTTATGGCCTTCTTGGTAACCAAGGAATTTCATGATCTTGTA aATTTCTTAACGTCCTGTGGCACATTCTGGCTCTTCTCTGCCTTCTGTTGCATGAATGTAATTTTTACAGCCTTTTATGTTCCTGAAACAAAAGGACGGACCCTGGAACAAATTGAAGCCTACTTCAGAAGATCTTAA
- the FBXW2 gene encoding F-box/WD repeat-containing protein 2 isoform X1, translating into MEKKDFEAWLDNISITFLSLTDLQKNETLDHLISLSGAVQLRHLSNNLEILLKRDFLKLLPLELSFYLLKWLDPQTLLTCCLVSKQWNKVISACTEVWQTACKNLGWQIDDSVQDPLHWKKVYLKAILRMKQLKDHEAFETSSLIGHSARVYALYYKDGLLCTGSDDLSAKLWDVSTGQCIYGIQTHTCAAVKFDEQKLVTGSFDNTVACWEWSSGAKTQHFRGHTGAVFSVDYNDELDILVSGSADFTVKVWALSTGTCLNTLTGHTEWVTKVVLQKCKVKSLMHSPGDYILLSADKYEIKIWPIGREINCKCLKTLSVSEDRSISLQPRLHFDGKYIVCSSALGLYQWDFASYDILRVIKPPDFSNVSLLGFGEIFALLFDNRYLYIMDLRTEKLISRWPLPEYRKSKRGSSFLAGEMSWLNGLNGQNDMGLVFATSMPDHSIHLVLWKEHG; encoded by the exons ATGGAGAAAAAGGACTTTGAAGCATGGCTTGATAACATTTCTATTACATTTCTTTCTCTGACGGActtgcagaaaaatgaaactctGGATCACCTGATTAGCTTGAGTGGAGCAGTCCAGCTCAGGCACCTCTCCAATAATCTAGAGATTCTTCTCAAGAGGGACTTCCTCAAACTTCTTCCGCTGGAACTTAGTTTTTACCTATTAAAATGGCTCGATCCTCAGACCTTACTCACATGTTGCCTCGTCTCTAAGCAGTGGAATAAGGTTATAAGTGCCTGTACAGAGGTGTGGCAGACTGCATGTAAGAATTTAGGTTGGCAAATAGACGACTCTGTTCAGGACCCTCTACATTGGAAGAAGGTTTACCTAAAGGCTATTTTAAGGATGAAGCAACTGAAGGACCACGAAGCCTTTGAGACATCCTCTTTAATTGGACACAGTGCCAGAGTATATGCACTTTACTATAAAGATGGACTTCTGTGTACAG GATCAGATGACTTATCTGCAAAACTGTGGGATGTAAGCACAGGTCAGTGCATATACGGTATCCAGACACATACTTGTGCTGCAGTGAAGTTTGATGAACAAAAACTCGTAACAGGATCTTTTGATAACACCGTAGCCTGTTGGGAATGGAGCTCTGGGGCCAAGACACAGCATTTTAGAGGACACACAGGTGCAG TTTTTAGTGTGGATTACAACGATGAACTTGATATTCTGGTCAGTGGCTCTGCAGACTTCACTGTGAAAGTATGGGCCTTATCAACAGGAACGTGCCTGAATACCCTTACTGGACACACAGAATGGGTCACCAAG GTAGTTTTGCAGAAGTGCAAAGTCAAATCTCTTATGCATAGTCCTGGGGATTATATTCTTCTAAGTGCAGATAAGTATGAAATCAAG ATTTGGCCTATTGGAAGGGAAATAAACTGCAAGTGTTTAAAAACGTTATCTGTTTCTGAAGATCGCAGCATCTCCTTGCAGCCCAGACTGCACTTTGATGGTAAATACATAGTGTGCAGTTCAGCTCTAGGATTGTACCAGTGGGACTTTGCCAGCTATGATATTCTCAG GGTCATCAAACCTCCTGACTTCTCAAACGTGTCCTTGCTGGGCTTTGGAGAGATATTTGCTCTACTGTTTGATAACAGATACCTGTATATAATGGACTTGAGGACAGAAAAACTGATAAGCCGCTGGCCTCTACCAGAGTATAGAAAGTCAAAGAGAGGTTCAAGCTTTTTGGCTGGTGAAATGTCTTGGTTAAATGGACTAAACGGCCAAAATGATATGGGCTTGGTTTTTGCCACCAGTATGCCAGACCACAGTATCCATTTGGTGTTATGGAAAGAACATGGCTGA
- the SLC2A8 gene encoding solute carrier family 2, facilitated glucose transporter member 8 isoform X6: protein MLCSIPYVSGYIVIISAQNIWMLYFGRILTGLASGITSLVVPVYISEVSHPKVRGMLGSCVQLMVVTGILGAYIAGITLKWRWLAVLCSFPSCIMLLFMSFMPETPRFLLNQNKRSEAIASLRFLRGPHVDHEWECRQIEANVEEEGLSFSEFKNPSIYRPLLIGVALMFFQQVTGINAVMFYAETIFEDANFKDSRMASVVVGSIQVCFTAVAALIIDKTGRKVLLYISGIIMALSTALFGFYFKMVLPNPNNSSHPDLLLNTVAPGTESNLSWLAVVSLGLFVAGFALGWGPIPWLVMSEIFPLKARGISSGACVLTNWVMAFLVTKEFHDLVNFLTSCGTFWLFSAFCCMNVIFTAFYVPETKGRTLEQIEAYFRRS, encoded by the exons ATGCTGTGCTCGATACCATATGTTTCTGGATATATAGTTATTATTTCTGCTCAGAATATTTGGATGCTTTATTTTGGAAGAATATTGACCGGCTTGGCCAGTGGAATTACTTCACTTGTTGTTCCG GTGTATATTTCTGAAGTATCTCATCCTAAAGTTCGTGGTATGCTTGGCTCTTGTGTTCAACTGATGGTGGTGACTGGCATACTGGGAGCCTACATTGCAG GAATAACACTAAAATGGCGCTGGCTGGCAGTGTTGTGTTCTTTCCCATCCTGCATAATGCTTTTGTTCATGTCCTTCATGCCTGAAACACCAAGATTTCTGCTGAATCAGAACAAACGTTCAGAAGCCATAGCTTCTTTACGGTTTCTTCGGGGACCACATGTGGATCATGAATGGGAATGTAGGCAGATTGAAGCTAATGTTGAGGAGGAG GGATTGAGTTTCTCAGAGTTCAAGAACCCTTCAATCTACAGGCCACTTCTTATTGGTGTGGCTCTGATGTTCTTCCAGCAAGTAACAGGCATTAATGCAGTTATGTTTTATGCGGAAACTATCTTTGAAGATGCAAACTTCAAG GACAGCAGAATGGCCTCCGTTGTTGTGGGTTCCATACAAGTATGTTTCACTGCAGTGGCTGCGCTTATCATAGATAAAACTGGACGAAAAGTACTGCTTTACATATCTG GGATCATCATGGCTCTCAGTACTGCATTGTTTGggttttactttaaaatggtCCTTCCAAATCCAAACAACTCATCACATCCTGATCTACTTTTAAATACAGTAGCCCCAGGAACAGAAAGCAACCTATCCTGGCTCGCTGTAGTGAGCCTAGGGCTCTTTGTTGCGG GTTTTGCCCTTGGCTGGGGTCCCATCCCGTGGCTGGTGATGTCTGAAATTTTCCCACTTAAAGCTAGAGGCATTTCCAGCGGTGCTTGTGTGTTAACAAACTGGGTTATGGCCTTCTTGGTAACCAAGGAATTTCATGATCTTGTA aATTTCTTAACGTCCTGTGGCACATTCTGGCTCTTCTCTGCCTTCTGTTGCATGAATGTAATTTTTACAGCCTTTTATGTTCCTGAAACAAAAGGACGGACCCTGGAACAAATTGAAGCCTACTTCAGAAGATCTTAA
- the SLC2A8 gene encoding solute carrier family 2, facilitated glucose transporter member 8 isoform X2, whose product MAAEESRWLLGRPVPGAYPRVQNKKLYLATFAAVLGPLSFGFVLGYSSPVIPELSKADDPRLRLDGNQASWFGNIWMLYFGRILTGLASGITSLVVPVYISEVSHPKVRGMLGSCVQLMVVTGILGAYIAGITLKWRWLAVLCSFPSCIMLLFMSFMPETPRFLLNQNKRSEAIASLRFLRGPHVDHEWECRQIEANVEEEGLSFSEFKNPSIYRPLLIGVALMFFQQVTGINAVMFYAETIFEDANFKDSRMASVVVGSIQVCFTAVAALIIDKTGRKVLLYISGIIMALSTALFGFYFKMVLPNPNNSSHPDLLLNTVAPGTESNLSWLAVVSLGLFVAGFALGWGPIPWLVMSEIFPLKARGISSGACVLTNWVMAFLVTKEFHDLVNFLTSCGTFWLFSAFCCMNVIFTAFYVPETKGRTLEQIEAYFRRS is encoded by the exons ATGGCGGCGGAGGAGTCCCGGTGGCTGCTCGGCCGCCCCGTGCCGGGCGCGTACCCGAG AGTGCAGAACAAGAAGCTGTATCTCGCCACCTTCGCTGCTGTCTTGGGACCTCTTAGCTTTGGCTTCGTGCTAGGCTATAGCTCACCTGTTATTCCAGAGCTGAGTAAAGCCGACGATCCTAGACTAAGACTGGACGGTAATCAAGCGTCGTGGTTTGGG AATATTTGGATGCTTTATTTTGGAAGAATATTGACCGGCTTGGCCAGTGGAATTACTTCACTTGTTGTTCCG GTGTATATTTCTGAAGTATCTCATCCTAAAGTTCGTGGTATGCTTGGCTCTTGTGTTCAACTGATGGTGGTGACTGGCATACTGGGAGCCTACATTGCAG GAATAACACTAAAATGGCGCTGGCTGGCAGTGTTGTGTTCTTTCCCATCCTGCATAATGCTTTTGTTCATGTCCTTCATGCCTGAAACACCAAGATTTCTGCTGAATCAGAACAAACGTTCAGAAGCCATAGCTTCTTTACGGTTTCTTCGGGGACCACATGTGGATCATGAATGGGAATGTAGGCAGATTGAAGCTAATGTTGAGGAGGAG GGATTGAGTTTCTCAGAGTTCAAGAACCCTTCAATCTACAGGCCACTTCTTATTGGTGTGGCTCTGATGTTCTTCCAGCAAGTAACAGGCATTAATGCAGTTATGTTTTATGCGGAAACTATCTTTGAAGATGCAAACTTCAAG GACAGCAGAATGGCCTCCGTTGTTGTGGGTTCCATACAAGTATGTTTCACTGCAGTGGCTGCGCTTATCATAGATAAAACTGGACGAAAAGTACTGCTTTACATATCTG GGATCATCATGGCTCTCAGTACTGCATTGTTTGggttttactttaaaatggtCCTTCCAAATCCAAACAACTCATCACATCCTGATCTACTTTTAAATACAGTAGCCCCAGGAACAGAAAGCAACCTATCCTGGCTCGCTGTAGTGAGCCTAGGGCTCTTTGTTGCGG GTTTTGCCCTTGGCTGGGGTCCCATCCCGTGGCTGGTGATGTCTGAAATTTTCCCACTTAAAGCTAGAGGCATTTCCAGCGGTGCTTGTGTGTTAACAAACTGGGTTATGGCCTTCTTGGTAACCAAGGAATTTCATGATCTTGTA aATTTCTTAACGTCCTGTGGCACATTCTGGCTCTTCTCTGCCTTCTGTTGCATGAATGTAATTTTTACAGCCTTTTATGTTCCTGAAACAAAAGGACGGACCCTGGAACAAATTGAAGCCTACTTCAGAAGATCTTAA